One segment of Niveibacterium microcysteis DNA contains the following:
- the pseF gene encoding pseudaminic acid cytidylyltransferase, with amino-acid sequence MRLCVIPARGGSKRIPRKNIRSFAGRPMIAWSITAALESKLFDRVVVSTDDAGIAAVAQEWGAEVPFTRPPALSDDHVGTAPVVVHAIDWLAASGEAPTTVCCLYATAPFVRAQDLVEAGSTLQDSGACFVFTATTFDFPILRAITLNADGELGPMFPEHIGKRSQDLPEAFHDAGQFYIGYAQHWRDNVPMFGPRSRMFLLPRHRVQDIDTEEDWRRAEWLLRAMREAGE; translated from the coding sequence GTGAGGCTCTGCGTAATCCCCGCGCGCGGCGGCAGCAAGCGCATACCCCGCAAGAACATCCGATCCTTCGCCGGTCGTCCGATGATCGCGTGGTCAATCACGGCGGCGCTTGAGAGCAAGCTGTTCGACCGGGTCGTGGTGTCGACCGACGATGCGGGTATCGCCGCCGTGGCGCAGGAGTGGGGCGCCGAAGTGCCGTTTACTCGCCCGCCCGCCTTGTCGGACGACCATGTCGGCACGGCGCCTGTCGTGGTTCACGCGATTGACTGGCTGGCCGCGTCGGGCGAAGCGCCCACGACCGTCTGCTGCCTGTATGCCACTGCGCCCTTTGTTCGCGCGCAGGATCTTGTTGAGGCCGGATCGACGCTGCAGGACAGTGGTGCGTGTTTTGTCTTTACTGCGACGACCTTTGACTTCCCGATCCTTCGTGCGATCACGTTGAACGCGGATGGTGAGTTGGGGCCGATGTTTCCCGAGCACATCGGGAAACGTTCGCAAGATCTTCCGGAAGCCTTTCACGACGCTGGCCAGTTCTACATCGGCTACGCACAGCACTGGCGCGACAACGTGCCGATGTTCGGTCCCCGTTCCCGCATGTTCCTGTTGCCGCGCCATCGGGTGCAGGACATCGACACTGAAGAGGATTGGCGCCGGGCTGAGTGGCTGTTACGCGCGATGCGCGAAGCGGGCGAATGA